In Deinococcus puniceus, one genomic interval encodes:
- a CDS encoding PQQ-binding-like beta-propeller repeat protein — translation MTHLKLTLTAALSLITAAHAETVSRLVVADATTNVLNVLNLTDGKTVGTFSTPGKLSGLYAGPGGQYAYAIHRNDDRVTVLHSGLSSIPHGDHDDLVQKAPHVLATLNVGQQPTHFFAHDDRIVIFNDKGGTVAIFGETLLGKTNDMQIVKVAQPDHGAPTVMGNVLLSGSLRLNRVDAYDLKSGQLLNTIDGCPALHGEAILGDTSYFGCTDGVLAVTVKGNEITSSKLTNPAGTPEGKRVGTVAAHAKSSTLYGNFGTGLARWTAQDSALTPITLPAVPLKFIFAADGQRLLVLTADGALHALDARTGRVLQSAAGLVKPADAADKAAIRPTMTLGQNAAYLTSPTTGEVLEVALNTLTVTRRLVVGGTPAMLALTSASGEQH, via the coding sequence ATGACCCATCTGAAACTGACCCTGACCGCCGCCCTGAGCCTGATCACTGCCGCCCACGCCGAGACCGTGTCCCGCCTCGTGGTGGCCGACGCCACAACCAACGTATTGAACGTCTTGAACCTGACGGACGGCAAAACAGTAGGCACCTTCAGCACGCCCGGAAAACTCAGTGGCCTGTACGCTGGCCCCGGTGGGCAGTACGCCTACGCCATCCACCGCAACGATGACCGCGTCACGGTGCTGCACTCTGGCCTGAGCAGCATTCCGCACGGCGACCACGACGACCTTGTTCAGAAGGCCCCGCATGTGCTGGCGACCCTGAACGTGGGCCAGCAACCCACCCACTTCTTTGCCCACGATGACCGCATCGTTATTTTTAACGACAAGGGCGGCACGGTGGCTATTTTTGGAGAAACCCTGCTGGGCAAGACCAACGACATGCAAATCGTTAAAGTGGCCCAGCCCGACCACGGCGCACCCACCGTCATGGGCAACGTGCTGCTCAGCGGCTCTCTGCGCCTGAACCGGGTGGACGCCTACGACCTCAAGTCGGGCCAATTGCTGAACACTATAGACGGCTGCCCGGCCCTGCACGGTGAGGCCATTCTGGGCGACACCAGCTACTTCGGCTGCACCGATGGGGTATTGGCGGTCACGGTCAAGGGCAATGAGATCACCTCCAGCAAACTGACCAACCCCGCAGGCACGCCCGAAGGCAAGCGGGTGGGGACAGTGGCGGCCCACGCCAAAAGCAGCACACTGTACGGCAACTTCGGCACCGGGTTGGCCCGCTGGACGGCTCAGGACTCGGCCCTGACGCCCATCACCCTGCCCGCCGTGCCCCTGAAATTCATCTTTGCCGCAGATGGTCAGCGCCTGTTGGTACTGACCGCCGACGGTGCCCTGCACGCCCTTGATGCCCGCACAGGCCGGGTACTGCAAAGCGCGGCAGGCTTGGTCAAACCCGCCGATGCCGCCGACAAAGCGGCCATCCGGCCCACCATGACCCTCGGCCAGAATGCGGCCTACCTGACCAGTCCCACCACAGGAGAAGTACTGGAAGTCGCGCTGAATACCCTGACGGTCACGCGCCGCCTCGTGGTAGGCGGCACCCCGGCGATGCTGGCTCTCACCTCGGCGTCGGGCGAGCAACACTGA
- a CDS encoding SDR family oxidoreductase, with product MTQTADPATTFRPDLLRGKHALITGGGSGINLGIAQSFAAHGCAVTILGRNLEKAQKAAAGIVEAGGQALGVSADVRDFAALQAAVALAVEAHGDFDIVLAGAAGNFPAPVDGISPNGFKTVVDIDLLGTYNTIKAAAPHIKAPGGNVLSISAYGVPVPMQAHVVAAKAGVDALTRTLAVEWGLRGIRVNAIIPGPIDGTEGMARLAPDEKTRSQFTRTVPLGRFGLPQDIANAALFLVSDAASYVTGVILPVDGGQNMLGGAPQYQMFLQMTQ from the coding sequence ATGACTCAAACCGCCGATCCCGCCACCACCTTCCGCCCTGACCTGCTGCGCGGCAAACACGCCCTGATTACGGGCGGCGGCAGCGGCATCAACCTCGGCATCGCCCAAAGTTTCGCGGCGCACGGCTGCGCGGTCACCATTTTGGGCCGCAATCTGGAGAAGGCGCAGAAGGCAGCGGCGGGCATCGTGGAAGCGGGCGGGCAAGCCCTTGGCGTCAGTGCCGACGTGCGCGATTTTGCGGCCCTGCAAGCGGCGGTGGCCCTCGCGGTAGAAGCGCACGGCGACTTCGATATCGTATTGGCCGGAGCCGCTGGCAACTTTCCCGCCCCCGTGGACGGCATCAGCCCCAACGGATTTAAGACGGTGGTGGACATCGATCTGCTCGGCACTTACAACACCATCAAGGCTGCCGCGCCGCACATCAAGGCTCCGGGCGGCAACGTGCTGAGCATCAGCGCTTACGGCGTGCCCGTGCCCATGCAGGCGCATGTGGTGGCCGCCAAAGCTGGCGTGGACGCCCTCACCCGCACGCTGGCCGTGGAATGGGGCCTGCGCGGCATCCGCGTGAACGCCATCATTCCCGGCCCAATCGACGGCACCGAGGGTATGGCCCGCCTCGCCCCGGACGAAAAAACCCGCAGCCAATTCACGCGCACCGTACCGCTGGGACGCTTCGGCCTGCCCCAAGACATCGCCAACGCCGCGCTGTTTCTGGTGTCGGACGCGGCCAGCTATGTGACCGGCGTGATTTTGCCCGTAGACGGCGGCCAGAACATGCTGGGCGGTGCGCCGCAATATCAGATGTTTTTGCAGATGACGCAGTAA
- a CDS encoding CobW family GTP-binding protein, whose amino-acid sequence MPDSRIPVTVIGGFLGAGKTTLVNHLIRQAGPALLPRRIGVIVNEFGKVGIDGGLIEALTDQPDDIQELTQGCLCCTGRDDLISALIRLAQRGQDEGGAPAHVLIELSGVADPTPVLHTLLDPDVRAVFRLDSLITVVDTRNLAQTLIENPEAALQLAYATTVILNKSDVVTLAQRHTAEQIVLGLHPLARVLHAKNSEVDAETVLNAHGFSADWTPEPSRTQHTPGLKSFTLEAHTPLGLEGWHGLIHRIVSRPGQVLRVKGYVSLEAHPKKLLMQAVRDLIALDPLPEDRDGYTRLVAIGRDLDADEERAAFAVLSGQTERQVLHRAPVARNATAALSK is encoded by the coding sequence ATGCCTGACTCCCGCATTCCTGTTACCGTGATCGGCGGCTTCTTGGGGGCAGGCAAGACCACCCTCGTCAATCACCTGATCCGGCAAGCAGGCCCCGCCTTGTTGCCCCGGCGCATCGGCGTCATCGTGAACGAGTTCGGTAAGGTGGGCATAGACGGTGGCCTGATCGAGGCCCTGACCGATCAGCCTGACGATATTCAGGAGTTGACGCAGGGCTGCCTGTGCTGCACAGGGCGCGACGACCTGATCTCCGCTCTGATCCGGCTGGCGCAGCGCGGCCAAGACGAAGGCGGCGCACCCGCCCACGTGCTGATCGAACTGAGCGGCGTGGCCGATCCTACGCCCGTGCTGCACACCCTGCTTGACCCCGATGTGCGGGCCGTCTTCCGGCTGGACAGCTTAATCACTGTGGTGGACACCCGCAATCTGGCCCAGACGCTGATCGAAAACCCGGAAGCCGCCCTGCAACTGGCCTACGCCACCACCGTGATTCTGAACAAAAGCGATGTGGTCACCCTCGCCCAGCGGCACACCGCCGAACAGATCGTGCTGGGGCTGCACCCCTTGGCCCGCGTGCTGCACGCCAAAAATTCGGAAGTAGACGCAGAAACGGTGCTGAACGCTCACGGCTTCAGCGCCGACTGGACACCCGAACCGTCCCGCACCCAGCACACCCCCGGCCTCAAGAGTTTCACGCTGGAGGCGCACACGCCGCTGGGCTTGGAGGGCTGGCACGGCCTGATTCACCGCATCGTGTCGCGGCCCGGTCAGGTGTTGCGGGTCAAGGGCTACGTGAGCCTAGAGGCCCATCCCAAAAAGCTGCTGATGCAGGCGGTGCGTGACCTGATCGCCCTTGACCCGCTGCCCGAAGACCGCGACGGCTACACCCGGTTGGTGGCTATTGGCCGCGATCTGGACGCCGACGAGGAACGCGCCGCCTTTGCCGTGCTGAGCGGCCAGACCGAGCGGCAAGTGCTGCACCGCGCTCCAGTGGCACGTAACGCCACTGCCGCACTCTCCAAATAG
- a CDS encoding metal ABC transporter substrate-binding protein has product MSRVFFFFPHWSRTAALGTLLLLPAAQAKPNVIVSFQPLFDVVTRVAEPHAAVERAAPLGASPHDFDPTVRDIARIRSADLAIMAGLGADDWLERYVKASGSPAKVLKLGNVMTFTRIREGSATDPHWWLDARLMAQAARTVGTHLAALDPQHAAAYRANAEREAVRLTALDAELRRTLVPVRGGKLVTFHNAFGYFARAYGLTVSATITPLAGIEPSAQRMAQTVQTIRTAGVRAVFAEPQLPQGPARAVAAEAGVPLFVLDPEGSVQTPNYADMMRRNRDTLLQALK; this is encoded by the coding sequence ATGTCCAGAGTCTTCTTCTTTTTCCCCCATTGGTCACGCACTGCCGCCCTCGGCACCCTGCTGCTCCTTCCTGCCGCTCAGGCCAAGCCCAACGTCATCGTCTCTTTTCAACCCCTCTTTGATGTGGTAACGCGGGTGGCCGAACCGCACGCCGCCGTGGAGCGTGCCGCGCCGCTGGGGGCCAGTCCGCACGACTTCGATCCCACCGTGCGCGACATTGCCCGCATCCGCTCGGCTGATCTGGCGATCATGGCCGGATTGGGGGCCGACGACTGGCTGGAACGTTACGTGAAGGCCAGCGGCAGCCCGGCCAAAGTGCTGAAACTGGGCAACGTGATGACCTTTACCCGGATTCGGGAAGGCTCGGCCACCGATCCGCACTGGTGGCTGGATGCCCGCCTGATGGCGCAGGCCGCCCGCACGGTGGGCACGCACTTGGCCGCCCTCGATCCGCAGCACGCCGCCGCCTACCGCGCCAATGCCGAGCGCGAGGCCGTGCGCCTCACCGCACTGGACGCGGAACTCCGCCGCACCCTCGTCCCGGTGCGCGGCGGCAAACTGGTCACCTTTCATAACGCGTTCGGCTACTTTGCCCGCGCCTACGGTCTGACGGTGAGCGCCACCATTACGCCGCTGGCAGGTATAGAACCCAGCGCCCAGCGGATGGCCCAGACCGTGCAGACCATCCGGACAGCGGGCGTGAGGGCCGTGTTTGCCGAACCGCAACTGCCCCAAGGCCCGGCCCGCGCCGTGGCTGCCGAAGCAGGCGTGCCGCTGTTTGTGCTTGACCCCGAAGGCAGCGTGCAGACCCCCAACTACGCCGACATGATGCGCCGCAACCGCGACACCCTGTTGCAAGCGCTGAAGTAG
- a CDS encoding D-alanyl-D-alanine carboxypeptidase — MRRLLTICTLILLSGDLAALSPTTPIAVQLVRDPGLSAGVREALRDVPDGVQVSVLVREVGGGPVLEALRPDESMIPASTQKLVTAASVLVDRGGAGGWWSTELTVPAAEVGQKNVSALTLRGSADPTLSVAGGSNSLRALAKQAFARGLRRVNAVRLDESPMQAGGWTELIVGVPMTTVRLSEWETNPPISAQEARARAGAALVSELRRAGIVVGSDAVGVAPKFTPYLAPARVDEDGKALPPDPLVPVNRRPEHGLASVRSASPALVVAAVLRPSDNLKAEELLGSLAATPLGRGTLAGALLRERAALRRMGIDLTGVALADGSGLSRNNRLTARTLVHLLSVLHDLPYATAKASATLPAAVYRARRNAFAEALPQAGTGETGPAHTGRGGTMALRLQNSGLDVRAKTGTLPGVSALAGYVTAKSGKILAFSILMNGPETTPILTLRSVQDRMVQAISAAH, encoded by the coding sequence GTGCGCCGCCTGCTGACCATTTGTACGCTTATTCTGCTCTCCGGCGATTTGGCGGCCCTGTCTCCCACCACGCCCATTGCCGTGCAGTTGGTGCGCGATCCCGGCCTCAGCGCAGGCGTGCGGGAAGCGTTGCGGGATGTGCCAGACGGCGTACAGGTGTCGGTGCTGGTACGGGAGGTGGGCGGCGGCCCGGTGCTGGAAGCCCTCAGACCCGACGAGTCCATGATCCCGGCCAGCACCCAAAAACTGGTGACGGCGGCTTCGGTGCTGGTAGACCGGGGCGGCGCGGGCGGGTGGTGGAGTACCGAACTGACCGTGCCAGCCGCAGAAGTGGGCCAAAAAAACGTGTCGGCGTTGACCCTGCGCGGCAGTGCTGACCCGACTCTGAGCGTGGCGGGCGGCTCCAACAGCCTGCGGGCACTGGCAAAACAAGCCTTTGCGCGTGGCCTGCGCCGTGTGAATGCCGTGCGGCTCGATGAATCCCCGATGCAGGCGGGCGGCTGGACGGAACTGATCGTGGGCGTGCCCATGACCACCGTGCGCCTGAGCGAGTGGGAAACCAATCCCCCGATTTCGGCGCAGGAAGCGCGGGCCAGAGCGGGTGCGGCGCTGGTATCCGAACTGCGGCGGGCAGGAATTGTGGTGGGTTCGGACGCGGTGGGTGTAGCCCCCAAGTTCACGCCGTATCTGGCCCCTGCCCGCGTGGATGAGGACGGAAAAGCCCTGCCGCCTGACCCGCTAGTTCCTGTAAACCGCCGCCCAGAACACGGTCTTGCCAGCGTCCGCAGTGCCTCGCCTGCGCTGGTGGTGGCCGCAGTGCTGCGTCCCAGCGACAACCTGAAAGCCGAGGAACTCTTGGGCAGTCTGGCCGCCACACCGTTGGGGCGAGGCACGCTGGCGGGCGCACTCCTGCGCGAACGGGCCGCCCTGCGCCGCATGGGCATAGACCTGACCGGCGTGGCTCTGGCCGATGGCAGTGGCCTCAGCCGCAACAACCGCCTGACCGCCCGCACACTCGTACACCTGCTGAGCGTGCTGCACGACTTGCCCTACGCCACAGCCAAAGCGTCTGCCACTCTGCCCGCCGCCGTGTACCGCGCCCGCCGCAACGCTTTTGCCGAGGCCTTGCCCCAAGCAGGAACAGGCGAAACTGGCCCCGCCCACACCGGACGCGGCGGCACGATGGCCCTGAGATTGCAAAATTCGGGGCTGGATGTTCGGGCCAAAACCGGAACGCTGCCGGGAGTCAGTGCGCTGGCGGGCTACGTCACCGCCAAAAGCGGCAAGATACTGGCCTTTTCTATCCTGATGAACGGCCCCGAAACCACCCCGATCCTGACTCTGCGCAGCGTGCAAGACCGGATGGTGCAGGCCATCTCGGCGGCGCACTGA
- a CDS encoding YibE/F family protein, translating to MNFWKRLPSGLTALLGAVLAAGVLWVFRVEPPPPPLSLSQYVSGVYQRQTQPGEAQIRLNTGQTVTAVTYAEAQPTPGQAVVLNQIDGQYILEGPRRFPLLGALLGLTLLVALAVTGVQGLRAVLGSALTLAALWLILLPLLLGGAPVLGLLPALGGVLALSVYFVHGWNRKSHAALLALLLCVTLGAGLLNLLVGAASLTGLSDAGATVAQASYGVSATGLYVVGVLLTSLGAMNDVAITQTSAVETLAQTRAAQAGPPLSRRALFRQAMRVGRDHAAGMVNVLMLLYAGGSLPLLLLMRASSGTPLWVQVNSEGLFTELAALLLALVSMLLVVPVSTALAAIQHFPSTPRSPDST from the coding sequence ATGAACTTTTGGAAACGCCTTCCGTCTGGACTGACCGCACTCTTGGGGGCGGTCTTGGCCGCAGGGGTGCTGTGGGTCTTCCGGGTCGAGCCGCCCCCTCCGCCGCTCAGCCTCAGCCAGTATGTCAGCGGCGTTTACCAGCGCCAGACCCAGCCCGGTGAAGCCCAGATTCGGCTGAATACGGGGCAGACCGTGACCGCCGTGACTTATGCGGAGGCCCAACCGACCCCCGGACAAGCCGTCGTGCTGAACCAGATCGACGGCCAGTACATCCTAGAAGGGCCGCGCCGCTTTCCGCTGCTGGGCGCACTCTTGGGCCTGACGTTGTTGGTGGCCCTCGCGGTGACGGGCGTGCAGGGCCTGCGGGCTGTGCTGGGCAGCGCCCTCACGTTGGCCGCCCTCTGGCTGATCTTGCTACCCCTGCTGCTGGGCGGCGCACCTGTGCTGGGGCTGCTGCCCGCTTTGGGCGGGGTGTTGGCCCTCAGCGTGTACTTCGTGCATGGTTGGAACCGCAAGAGTCATGCGGCCCTGCTGGCGCTCCTGCTGTGCGTCACCCTCGGCGCGGGGCTGCTGAACTTGTTGGTGGGAGCGGCCTCCCTGACGGGCCTGAGCGATGCAGGGGCCACCGTCGCTCAGGCGTCTTACGGCGTGAGTGCCACCGGGCTGTACGTGGTGGGCGTCCTGCTGACCAGCTTGGGGGCCATGAACGATGTGGCGATCACTCAAACGTCCGCCGTCGAAACGTTGGCCCAGACGAGGGCGGCACAGGCGGGGCCGCCTCTGAGCCGCCGCGCCCTGTTCCGGCAGGCCATGCGGGTCGGACGCGACCACGCGGCAGGCATGGTGAACGTTCTGATGCTGCTGTATGCGGGCGGCTCGTTGCCCCTGCTGCTGCTGATGCGGGCCAGTTCGGGCACGCCGCTGTGGGTACAGGTCAACAGCGAGGGCCTGTTTACCGAATTGGCGGCGCTGCTGCTGGCTTTGGTCAGCATGTTGCTGGTGGTGCCGGTCAGTACCGCTTTGGCCGCCATACAGCACTTCCCTAGCACGCCCCGTTCTCCAGACTCTACCTGA
- the galE gene encoding UDP-glucose 4-epimerase GalE, which produces MKLLVVGGAGYIGSHTVRQLRAAGHDVVVLDNLSSGHPEALPPEVTLVKADLLDAEAVKAALNAHQPDAVIHFAALIEVGESMRAPGRYYRNNVLGSLNLLQAIVETRKIPLVFSSTAAVYGTTDAVPIPETATKQPESVYGETKWMTEQMIHAFGTAHGLPYTILRYFNVCGAAPGGAIGEAHANKTHLIELACLTALGQREKMMIFGDDYPTPDGTCIRDYVHVQDLADAHVLAVEALHGGGQVATTYNVGLGHGFSVREVLDAVDAVVGTPLTRELAPRRAGDPPRLVADATLIVKELGFSPKFTDLKDIVASAWEWHRTHPHGFEK; this is translated from the coding sequence ATGAAACTTCTGGTGGTGGGCGGGGCAGGCTACATCGGGTCGCATACGGTGCGGCAACTGCGGGCGGCGGGGCATGACGTGGTCGTGCTGGACAACCTTTCCAGCGGACACCCGGAAGCCTTGCCGCCCGAAGTGACGCTGGTGAAGGCCGATCTGCTGGACGCCGAGGCCGTGAAAGCAGCCCTGAACGCGCACCAACCCGACGCTGTGATTCACTTTGCCGCGCTGATCGAGGTGGGCGAGAGCATGCGGGCACCGGGCCGCTACTACCGCAACAACGTGCTGGGCAGCCTGAACCTGCTGCAAGCCATCGTAGAAACGCGCAAGATTCCGCTGGTGTTTTCCTCGACTGCCGCCGTGTACGGCACCACCGACGCCGTGCCGATTCCTGAAACGGCCACCAAGCAGCCCGAAAGCGTGTACGGCGAAACCAAGTGGATGACCGAGCAGATGATTCATGCCTTCGGCACGGCACACGGCTTGCCGTATACCATCTTGCGCTACTTCAACGTGTGTGGCGCGGCTCCGGGCGGCGCGATTGGCGAGGCGCACGCCAACAAGACCCACCTGATCGAATTGGCCTGCCTCACCGCTCTGGGCCAGCGCGAGAAAATGATGATTTTTGGCGACGATTACCCCACGCCCGACGGCACCTGTATCCGCGATTACGTGCATGTGCAGGATCTGGCCGACGCGCATGTGCTGGCGGTGGAAGCCCTGCACGGCGGCGGGCAAGTAGCGACCACCTACAACGTGGGCCTTGGTCACGGCTTCAGCGTGCGCGAAGTGCTGGACGCCGTAGACGCGGTGGTGGGTACGCCCCTGACCCGCGAACTGGCCCCCCGCCGCGCCGGAGACCCCCCACGCTTGGTGGCCGACGCCACGCTGATCGTCAAGGAACTGGGCTTCAGCCCCAAATTCACTGACCTGAAAGACATCGTGGCAAGCGCTTGGGAGTGGCACCGCACGCATCCGCACGGCTTCGAGAAGTAA